The proteins below come from a single Corylus avellana chromosome ca3, CavTom2PMs-1.0 genomic window:
- the LOC132175433 gene encoding probable leucine-rich repeat receptor-like serine/threonine-protein kinase At3g14840 isoform X3 produces MKKKMFLLVPFLLASTLFFCFATFVFGAAVLPDDEVEALRGIAKSLGKTDWNFSVDPCSGDSGWFYRAEGSKENDLTCDCSSSNGTVCHVVSIILKGQNLAGTLPPNFAGLPYLQQIDLTRNYLNGSIPPGWGSSPQLVNISLLGNRLTGSIPKELANITTLKSFTVEFNQLSGNLPPELGHMPSIERLLLSSNYFTGELPNSFAGLITLNDLLI; encoded by the exons atgaagaagaagatgtttCTTCTCGTTCCATTTCTCCTTGCTTCAACTCTCTTCTTTTGCTTCGCAACCTTTGTTTTCGGAGCCGCTGTGTTGCCGGATGATGAAG TGGAAGCTTTACGTGGCATAGCGAAGAGTTTGGGGAAGACGGACTGGAATTTCAGCGTCGATCCGTGCAGTGGAGATTCTGGATGGTTCTACCGAGCAGAAGGATCAAAAGAGAATGATCTTACCTGTGACTGCTCCTCCTCCAATGGAACCGTGTGCCACGTTGTCAGCAT AATTTTGAAAGGACAAAATCTCGCGGGCACCCTCCCGCCAAATTTTGCCGGGTTGCCCTACCTCCAACAAAT TGACCTCACCCGCAACTACCTTAACGGTTCAATCCCTCCGGGATGGGGTTCTTCCCCGCAGCTGGTCAACAT TTCCCTTCTTGGAAACCGGTTAACGGGTTCTATCCCCAAAGAGCTGGCAAACATCACAACTCTCAAAAGCTT TACGGTGGAGTTCAATCAACTTTCTGGAAATCTTCCTCCAGAGCTTGGCCATATGCCCTCCATAGAAAGACT TCTTCTCAGCTCGAATTATTTTACTGGGGAGCTGCCTAATTCATTTGCAGGGTTGATCACATTGAACGACTT ATTGATTTAG
- the LOC132175433 gene encoding probable leucine-rich repeat receptor-like serine/threonine-protein kinase At3g14840 isoform X2, which produces MKKKMFLLVPFLLASTLFFCFATFVFGAAVLPDDEVEALRGIAKSLGKTDWNFSVDPCSGDSGWFYRAEGSKENDLTCDCSSSNGTVCHVVSIILKGQNLAGTLPPNFAGLPYLQQIDLTRNYLNGSIPPGWGSSPQLVNISLLGNRLTGSIPKELANITTLKSFTVEFNQLSGNLPPELGHMPSIERLLLSSNYFTGELPNSFAGLITLNDFRISDNQFSGTIPNYIQNWTNLTRF; this is translated from the exons atgaagaagaagatgtttCTTCTCGTTCCATTTCTCCTTGCTTCAACTCTCTTCTTTTGCTTCGCAACCTTTGTTTTCGGAGCCGCTGTGTTGCCGGATGATGAAG TGGAAGCTTTACGTGGCATAGCGAAGAGTTTGGGGAAGACGGACTGGAATTTCAGCGTCGATCCGTGCAGTGGAGATTCTGGATGGTTCTACCGAGCAGAAGGATCAAAAGAGAATGATCTTACCTGTGACTGCTCCTCCTCCAATGGAACCGTGTGCCACGTTGTCAGCAT AATTTTGAAAGGACAAAATCTCGCGGGCACCCTCCCGCCAAATTTTGCCGGGTTGCCCTACCTCCAACAAAT TGACCTCACCCGCAACTACCTTAACGGTTCAATCCCTCCGGGATGGGGTTCTTCCCCGCAGCTGGTCAACAT TTCCCTTCTTGGAAACCGGTTAACGGGTTCTATCCCCAAAGAGCTGGCAAACATCACAACTCTCAAAAGCTT TACGGTGGAGTTCAATCAACTTTCTGGAAATCTTCCTCCAGAGCTTGGCCATATGCCCTCCATAGAAAGACT TCTTCTCAGCTCGAATTATTTTACTGGGGAGCTGCCTAATTCATTTGCAGGGTTGATCACATTGAACGACTT TCGGATCAGTGACAATCAATTTTCTGGAACGATACCCAATTATATTCAAAACTGGACAAACCTTACAAGATTCTGA
- the LOC132175433 gene encoding probable leucine-rich repeat receptor-like serine/threonine-protein kinase At3g14840 isoform X1, which translates to MKKKMFLLVPFLLASTLFFCFATFVFGAAVLPDDEVEALRGIAKSLGKTDWNFSVDPCSGDSGWFYRAEGSKENDLTCDCSSSNGTVCHVVSIILKGQNLAGTLPPNFAGLPYLQQIDLTRNYLNGSIPPGWGSSPQLVNISLLGNRLTGSIPKELANITTLKSFTVEFNQLSGNLPPELGHMPSIERLLLSSNYFTGELPNSFAGLITLNDLRISDLIGSGETFPRLDNLTQLKTLILRSCNITGQLPKYLGDRTKLQNLLRSQL; encoded by the exons atgaagaagaagatgtttCTTCTCGTTCCATTTCTCCTTGCTTCAACTCTCTTCTTTTGCTTCGCAACCTTTGTTTTCGGAGCCGCTGTGTTGCCGGATGATGAAG TGGAAGCTTTACGTGGCATAGCGAAGAGTTTGGGGAAGACGGACTGGAATTTCAGCGTCGATCCGTGCAGTGGAGATTCTGGATGGTTCTACCGAGCAGAAGGATCAAAAGAGAATGATCTTACCTGTGACTGCTCCTCCTCCAATGGAACCGTGTGCCACGTTGTCAGCAT AATTTTGAAAGGACAAAATCTCGCGGGCACCCTCCCGCCAAATTTTGCCGGGTTGCCCTACCTCCAACAAAT TGACCTCACCCGCAACTACCTTAACGGTTCAATCCCTCCGGGATGGGGTTCTTCCCCGCAGCTGGTCAACAT TTCCCTTCTTGGAAACCGGTTAACGGGTTCTATCCCCAAAGAGCTGGCAAACATCACAACTCTCAAAAGCTT TACGGTGGAGTTCAATCAACTTTCTGGAAATCTTCCTCCAGAGCTTGGCCATATGCCCTCCATAGAAAGACT TCTTCTCAGCTCGAATTATTTTACTGGGGAGCTGCCTAATTCATTTGCAGGGTTGATCACATTGAACGACTT GAGAATCAGTGACTTGATTGGATCTGGAGAAACTTTTCCACGACTTGATAATCTGACTCAGTTGAAAACATT AATATTGAGGAGTTGCAATATTACTGGACAGCTTCCCAAATATCTCGGGGATAGGACAAAGTTGCAAAACTTGTTA